The Gossypium hirsutum isolate 1008001.06 chromosome D06, Gossypium_hirsutum_v2.1, whole genome shotgun sequence genome contains the following window.
ATTTGTAGGGGAAATGGATCGCAGTGGTGATCTTCTGAGGTCTGTCTCTGGACCTACAGAAGCGGATAAGCCCATGATTGTTGAGCTTGCTGTTGCTGCAATGGAGGAACTAATACGAATGGCCCAATCTGGGGAACCTTTGTGGGTTCCTGGGGACAATTCTACAGATGTGTTGAACGAAGATGAATACTTAAGAACTTTCCCTAGGGGAATTGGACCAAAGCCTTTGGGGTTGAGGTCTGAAGCTTCAAGAGAATCTGCAGTTGTCATCATGAATCATGTCAACTTAGTTGAGATTCTCATGGATGTGGTAGGATTTTCTTTTCCCCAAGTTTGGGtccattatataaatttttagatCCACCTCCACTTATTTATGACAAAAACGATTGATTTCCAGAATCAATGGTCAAGTGTGTTTTGCGGTATTGTTTCAAGGGCTATGACTTTAGAAGTCCTATCAACTGGAGTTGCAGGAAACTACAATGGGGCCTTGCAAGTGGTACTAAGTACATCTATATGCTTTTCTTTTCAATAGCAATCTAATAAAATTTTCTGCCATGCATGCTCTTTCCCTAAGCTCTGAAAGCATGCCTAACATCTTGCATTTTCAGATGACGGCTGAGTTCCAAGTCCCTTCACCACTTGTACCAACTCGGGAAAATTATTTCGCGAGGTACTGTAAGCAGCATATTGATGGAACTTGGGCAGTGGTTGATGTTTCCTTGGATAATTTACGCCCTAACCCAATGTCCAAGTGTAGAAGAAGGCCCTCAGGTTGCTTGATCCAAGAATTGCCAAATGGATACTCTAAGGTAACTTACTCTTTATTTCAACGTGTATATATTTGTTGGGCTGCATTTTATGTTGCCGCTTAACGTGTACACAATGTCATGTTTTCATTATACTTTCAGGTTATATGGGTCGAGCATGTAGAAGTGGATGATAGAGCTGTCCACAACATATACAGACCAGTAGTTAATTCCGGTCTAGCTTTTGGAGCAAAACGTTGGGTGGCTACGTTGGATCGACAGTGTGAGCGTCTAGCAAGTTCAATGGCCAGTAACATTCCAGCAGGGGATCTATGCGGTAACACCATGTTTAGCAGCTTATAATTCTCTTAGTCCTAGGGATACCTTGTTGAATGCAGCGCATTCCATGTTTCTCTGATGTTACCATATCGGTTCCTTTTGATCTCTGCAGTTATAACAAGCCCAGAAGGGAGGAAAAGTATGTTGAAGTTGGCAGAGAGGATGGTGACTAGCTTTTGTACAGGTGTTGGTGCTTCTACGGCCCATGCTTGGACAACTTTATCGGCAACAGGCTCCGATGATGTGCGGGTTATGACCCGAAAGAGCATGGATGATCCAGGAAGGCCTCCTGGTATTGTACTTAGTGCTGCAACTTCCTTCTGGATCCAAGTTCCACCAAAGAGGGTATTTGATTTCCTAAGGGATGAGAACTCTAGAAGTGAGGTACATTAATTAAGCTTCCAATTATGCCAAAACAATGGTACACTTTTTATGTTAGAATATTATACTAATTTGcagtttttaaattgaatttatagtGGGATATCCTATCAAATGGTGGCCTAGTTCAAGAAATGGCTCACATAGCTAATGGTCGTGATCCAGGCAATTGTGTCTCTTTACTCCGCGTAAATGTAAGTTGGCAAGTTAAACACATGCTTTAGATCTTTAATTGACGACAATCATCCATCAAGCTAACATCTCTAACTGGAAACCGATCTGCAGAGTGCAAACTCTAGCCAAAGCAACATGTTGATACTTCAAGAGAGCTGCACTGATGCTAAAGGGTCCTACGTGATATATGCCCCGGTCAATATTGTTGCAATGAACATCGTCTTAAGTGGCGGGGACCCGGATTATGTCGCACTATTGCCATCCGGTTTCGCAATTCTTCCCGATGGTCCAGGAGTTAATGGAGGAGGGATTCTCGAAATCGGCTCGGGTGGCTCTCTCCTTACCGTTGCTTTCCAGATTTTGGTTGATTCAGTTCCCACAGCAAAGCTTTCTCTTGGATCAGTGGCGACTGTCAACAGTCTAATTAAATGCACGGTTGAAAGGATCAAGGCTGCCGTAAAGTGCAATAATGCTTGACCAAACATGATATAAAAAAAGGTGAGCAATCAACTTAATTAATCCTTGACTATATTTGGAGTTTGCAATCTAAGCTTATCCCATTTCACAATGTGCTGCAAGGAAACGAGAAGAAAAGGTGTTTGTCCGAAAACAAATTTAACGATTGAAGAAGTCAAGAGCGCACCTTTCAATTCATCCTTTGCGGTCATGGTGTTCTGTAAGAAGGCAAAATCATCAAGCCTGCAAGGATAGTAGGTTCGGGAATTGACTTTGCCAACGAGATTCTAATATTAGATATGTTGGGAGAACTCCCCATTTTGTGTAGGCTAAGAGTTCAATGTAGGAGTGGACTTTATACTAGTCTAATTTCTTTCTGGTTTCATGTGTTATTGTTGAAGCATTAGTTAATTTGGACTTATTCCTCCATTAACAAACATTTGTTAATTTCTgctttatattttgttttggttGTTTCATAAATTAATGAATAGCTTAGCTGCTGCCTTTCTCCTACTTCTTTTCTTACGCAGAATCGCATTTTAATTTTAGTAGTTAGACATCACTACTGTAAATATTGCTTAGGACACTCCCAACAACATCAGCTTATTTCCCTCTAAGACTGATAGATGTTTTAGGTAAATTAAGTGTCAGTGGAGTGAACGTATCGCtccataattaatatattttgtttcATCAATTGTaatgtgtaattttgaaaattgcaGTCATTTCTATAGATGTTAAATCTAAtctcaatttttcttttaattttttcccaAGGTATCCATTACGaatgtgcaatttttttttttttttgaaagaagtatataatactcaaatttatttataactaTATACATAACACAAGGTGCATATGTCACGGGgtcgcagttcaaagcccgtgaccatcgcaccaaatgcatccaatggggGTCTATtactcagatggggatcatttggcccacgagaactggcccgattcaaagagataTTGGAGAAAcctgtcagattgaagcttggttggcccgataacgaagagatggcaacttaggctaatatggtaactaatcttagaagatagagggaatcatatcttgtaaagattagattagatttgatatggcatatcttgtaaatccctaaaataaagggatatggttaatctcatccgtcgatgtaattgtatcttgaccgtcggttttaggggagctcaactataaatagaaagcCTCCCCCTcagttgtactcactccattcattgtttcattattctttgtgaataagagaatagagcgcatttactcaaacactttgcgagcgttctttctgttgttctttgttgttcttcttttggcataaatcgcttccgctcttcaatttggtgccttggaggagttcttaaggaatcctcacttgagttaaggctaacttaggcgagtttggacgaacgaATCGCCTATGGCCGCACGGATCGCAAGAGAAAACTCTAGCCCCGTGACACATACACCACGTTAGCTCATTTTTTTTAATCATCCATTAGAGTTATTTtgtgataaaaatcaaattatagatatataattaaaattttaaagaaaactaattcaaaataatttatcctttaaaaaactcttaatttttaaactattgttatagatatattattaaattatacaaaattttcaaataccaCTAAAAAGTTAATAAGTGAACacataaagaaatttaaaattataaatattgtttaataagttaattaaaattttaatagtgttaaaaaATATCAgaattaaatattagattttataatatttcataattttaaaaaataaaatatgacaatgtttaaaatttttattagaaaaaagtTTTAGTTTGAGATAGTCGTTGATCAAAACAATCGTTTTTTAAGCATATCCATATTTGAAACAATTATATTTTGAATACCCATGTTTGAAATAGTCGATAGTGTCGCAAACACCCTCAGCATTGTTGTTCTATCGAGGTGAGTCATCTTCACAACTACCAACTCAAACAGTAGGGGATGTATGATGGGAGGCTAGGACACGGTCACAGTCAATGATCAACCTTGACATGCACATGAAGATGAAGCTGAAGTCGATGAAGAACCATCAAACCAAATAGTGCGACAgaacaaatttattaaattatgttattttgtaattttgtatacTTTTTTTACATCCCAAATGTACACTATTTATAATATAcgaaacaaatttattaaattagtttgaTTTGTACACAATTATTgagtttaaaatttacaattaattaTGTTACTTTTTCATTTAAGATTTTCTCCATATATTTGTTAAGTACAATTTTTTCAAAAAGCAAATAATTGCTCAAATGTTTcggaaaaatattaaaactatggTTTGTGTATTGGAATATATCTTacttcaataattaatattaacttacaTTTTACagaaaaaataatgaataaacaaataaattagtgTTTTCACTGCAGGAGTTATCATACAATCATTAGCTCTTCTCTTCGATTTCTACATTTTCCCTAACCAAGTTGAAATGGCCAGAGAGAAAATGGACTTTGTATGGGGCATTTTCATCTGACATGGCAGTGAAAACGCCCCCTATAGGACGCGTTTTTAGCCACATGTTTGACATGTCAATGGAAAATGCCTCCTATAGGAAGCATTTTCACTACCATATTAGATGAAAACGCCCCTTGCAAGGAGTATTTTCTCTCTGACCATTTCAACTTAATTGTTTCTGAGCACCTGCAATATGGGAACCTTGGGATAAAAAAATGTATGCCCCTTTATACCTCTCCCCATCCCCTATATAAATGCTCCTTCCATCCCCTACTCACCCACATCTCAGTctcctctaatttttttttctcgcGTGTTGAAATTTCTgggtttaaagatttatttctctCCCGCTTTGAGGGAGATAGAGTTATAGTTTTAAGTTCTGTTTGGGTTCACAATGATGTCATTGAGCTCAGTAGCCTACAAATTTCACCTGCCGTGTGAGTATCACGCCATCACCTGAGAAGCCGAGGTCGCTTTGCAACTCGAGGTCCAAGTTGATGGTGATTATACAGTCTTGGGTTGAAGTGTAAC
Protein-coding sequences here:
- the LOC107901934 gene encoding homeobox-leucine zipper protein MERISTEM L1, translating into MFSPNLFESPHMFDMSHKTSESELMGKIRDDDYEIKSVNETMDAPSGDDQDPDQRPKKKRYHRHTQRQIQEMEAFFKECPHPDDKQRKELGRELGLEPLQVKFWFQNKRTQMKAQHERHENAILKAENEKLRAENNRYKEALSNATCPSCGGPAALGEMSFDEQHLRIENARLREEIDRISGIAAKYVGKPLSSLPHLSSHLHSRSADLGASNFGNQSGFVGEMDRSGDLLRSVSGPTEADKPMIVELAVAAMEELIRMAQSGEPLWVPGDNSTDVLNEDEYLRTFPRGIGPKPLGLRSEASRESAVVIMNHVNLVEILMDVNQWSSVFCGIVSRAMTLEVLSTGVAGNYNGALQVMTAEFQVPSPLVPTRENYFARYCKQHIDGTWAVVDVSLDNLRPNPMSKCRRRPSGCLIQELPNGYSKVIWVEHVEVDDRAVHNIYRPVVNSGLAFGAKRWVATLDRQCERLASSMASNIPAGDLCVITSPEGRKSMLKLAERMVTSFCTGVGASTAHAWTTLSATGSDDVRVMTRKSMDDPGRPPGIVLSAATSFWIQVPPKRVFDFLRDENSRSEWDILSNGGLVQEMAHIANGRDPGNCVSLLRVNSANSSQSNMLILQESCTDAKGSYVIYAPVNIVAMNIVLSGGDPDYVALLPSGFAILPDGPGVNGGGILEIGSGGSLLTVAFQILVDSVPTAKLSLGSVATVNSLIKCTVERIKAAVKCNNA